In a single window of the Hoyosella subflava DQS3-9A1 genome:
- the rph gene encoding ribonuclease PH — protein sequence MTRRDDGREDNELRPVRITRGFTNYPAGSVLVEFGQTRVLCTASIDEGVPRWREGTGQGWLTAEYAMLPSATHTRSGRESVRGKLGGRTQEISRLVGRSLRACIDLGAIGSRTVTVDCDVIQADGGTRTAAITGAYVALHDAMTYLGAADALVDPKPLSCAIAAVSVGVVDGRVRLDLPYEEDSRAEVDLNVVATDVGTLVEVQGTGEGATFPRSTLDKLIDLALEGCEQLFVVQNEALAAPYPGELPKPDPSAPKRKSFGSK from the coding sequence GTGACGAGACGTGATGATGGCAGAGAAGACAACGAACTCCGTCCCGTTCGGATTACCCGGGGGTTCACAAACTACCCGGCTGGGTCCGTGCTCGTGGAATTCGGGCAGACGCGAGTTTTGTGTACCGCCTCAATTGACGAGGGCGTGCCGCGATGGCGAGAGGGTACTGGGCAAGGCTGGCTGACCGCCGAATACGCGATGCTGCCTTCGGCAACGCACACCCGGAGTGGCCGCGAATCGGTCCGCGGCAAACTCGGTGGCCGGACGCAGGAGATCAGTCGACTGGTTGGCCGATCGCTGCGTGCGTGCATTGACCTCGGCGCTATCGGCAGTCGCACCGTCACGGTCGACTGTGACGTTATCCAGGCTGACGGCGGAACGCGCACGGCAGCTATCACCGGGGCCTACGTCGCGCTCCACGATGCGATGACCTACCTCGGCGCGGCCGACGCGCTAGTGGATCCCAAACCTCTTTCGTGCGCTATTGCGGCTGTGAGTGTCGGAGTTGTCGACGGGCGGGTCAGGCTCGACCTTCCGTACGAGGAAGATTCTCGCGCTGAGGTGGATCTCAATGTCGTTGCAACCGACGTGGGTACCCTCGTCGAAGTCCAAGGGACGGGTGAGGGCGCGACGTTCCCGCGGTCGACTCTCGACAAACTGATCGACCTGGCGCTCGAGGGCTGCGAACAGCTGTTCGTCGTGCAGAACGAAGCGCTGGCTGCGCCCTACCCGGGTGAACTTCCGAAGCCCGATCCCAGCGCTCCCAAGCGGAAGTCGTTCGGATCCAAATGA